A window of Ovis canadensis isolate MfBH-ARS-UI-01 breed Bighorn chromosome X, ARS-UI_OviCan_v2, whole genome shotgun sequence contains these coding sequences:
- the BRS3 gene encoding bombesin receptor subtype-3 produces MSQRQPQSPNQTLISTTNDTESSSSVVPNDSTNKRRTGDNSPGIEALCAIYITYAVIISVGILGNAILIKVFFKTKSMQTVPNIFITSLAFGDLLLLLTCVPVDVTHYLAEGWLFGRIGCKVLSFIRLTSVGVSVFTLTILSADRYKAVVKPLERQPPNAILKTCAKAGCIWIVSMIIALPEAIFSNVYTFQDPDKNVTFKACASYPVSERLLQEIHSLLCFLVFYIIPLSIISVYYSLIARTLYKSTLNIPTEEQRHARKQIESRKRIAKTVLVLVALFALCWLPNHLLYLYRSFTSQTYMDSSTVHLFVTIISRILAFSNSCVNPFALYWLSNTFQQHFKAQLFCCKAGRPDPTAANTPLDNLAVMGRVPGAASTQMSEISVSPFTGGSVKKEDDRV; encoded by the exons ATGTCTCAAAGGCAGCCTCAGTCACCTAATCAGACTTTAATTTCAACCACAAATGACACAGAATCATCGAGCTCCGTCGTCCCTAATGATTCCACAAATAAAAGAAGGACCGGAGACAACTCTCCAGGAATAGAAGCATTGTGTGCCATCTATATCACTTATGCCGTGATCATTTCAGTGGGCATCCTTGGAAATGCTATtctcatcaaagtctttttcaagaCCAAATCCATGCAAACAGTTCCCAATATTTTCATCACCAGCCTGGCTTTTGGAGATCTTTTACTTCTGCTAACTTGTGTGCCAGTCGATGTAACCCACTACCTGGCAGAGGGATGGCTGTTCGGAAGAATTGGATGTAAGGTGCTCTCTTTCATCCGGCTCACTTCTGTCGGTGTATCAGTGTTCACGTTAACAATTCTCAGTGCTGACAG ATACAAGGCAGTTGTGAAGCCCTTGGAGCGTCAGCCCCCCAATGCCATCCTGAAGACCTGTGCCAAAGCTGGCTGCATCTGGATCGTGTCTATGATCATTGCTCTACCGGAGGctatattttcaaatgtatatacTTTTCAAGATCCTGACAAAAATGTAACATTTAAAGCGTGTGCCTCTTACCCTGTTTCTGAGAGGCTCCTGCAAGAGATACATTCTCTTCTGTGCTTCTTAGTATTCTACATTATTCCACTTTCGATTATCTCTGTCTATTATTCTCTGATTGCTAGAACTCTTTACAAAAGCACCTTGAACATACCTACTGAGGAACAAAGGCATGCCCGCAAGCAG ATTGAATCCCGGAAGCGAATTGCCAAAACAGTTCTGGTGCTGGTGGCTCTCTTTGCTCTCTGCTGGTTGCCGAATCACCTTCTGTATCTCTACCGCTCATTCACTTCTCAAACCTATATGGACTCCTCTACCGTTCACTTATTTGTCACCATCATCTCTCGGATTCTGGCTTTCAGCAATTCTTGTGTAAACCCCTTTGctctttactggctgagcaaTACCTTCCAGCAGCATTTTAAAGCTCAATTATTCTGTTGCaaggcagggaggcctgaccCTACTGCTGCTAATACCCCTCTTGACAACCTAGCAGTGATGGGAAGGGTCCCGGGTGCTGCAAGCACTCAGATGTCTGAAATTAGTGTGTCCCCATTCACTGGCGGCAGTGTGAAGAAGGAAGATGACAGAGTCTag
- the HTATSF1 gene encoding 17S U2 SnRNP complex component HTATSF1, translated as MSGNNLDANDEFDEQLRMQELYGDTKDDDTEKDPGGETDSFGQQPTDTPYEWDLDKKAWFPKITEDFIATYQANYGFSNDGASSSTASIQDVSARTAEEPPQRQPPEPSDLKKKGEKRKAESGWFHVEEGRNTNVYVSGLPPDITVDEFIQLMSKFGIIMRDPQTEEFKVKLYKDNQGNLKGDGLCCYLKRESVDLALKLLDEDEIRGYKLHVEVAKFQLKGEYDASKKKKKCKDYKKKLSMQQKQLDWRPERRAGPSRMRHERVVIIKNMFHPMDFEDDPLVLNEIREDLRVECSKFGQIRKLLLFDRHPDGVASVSFKDPEEADYCIQTLNGRWFGGRQITAQAWDGTTDYQVEETTREREERLRGWEAFLNAPEANRGLQRSNSIRAPERAGPSRVRHFSEHPGTSQTNVQAAATEMAFEEPIDEKKFEKMEDGGEVEEAASEKDAKESGPEKEAEGPQEESEESCLERESKEGCSKREREEDFPERESGEGSPEKEHDEGNPNKESKETVPERESKKKKLKTDPDKNGREKESEEEGPGKESEGEASPQKVASEDDDSEQESEDCSEKQFDDGSEKELEENGLEKGFEEDASDKEFNENIPEKELDENESEKSEFEDDSSEKVFDEEGSEKELDEESDEKEEEEDAYEKVFDDESDEKEDEEDAEEKELEDADEKDEEDDADEKVFEDSDGKEDEEDGDVKEDEDIDEKVFEDDDSNEKLFDDDSSDKLFEDSDERGTVGGLGNVKEEGPLSTGSSFVLSSDDDDDDDTI; from the exons ATGAGCGGCAACAACTTGGATGCGAATGACGAGTTTGATGAGCAGTTGCGAATGCAAGAATTGTACGGAGACACCAAGGACGACGACACCGAGAAAGATCCCGGTGGAGAAACCGATTCTTTCGGGCAGCAGCCGACTGACACCCCGTACGAGTGGGACCTAGACAAGAAGGCTTGGTTCCCCAAG ATCACTGAAGATTTCATTGCTACATATCAGGCCAATTATGGCTTTTCTAACGATGGTGCATCGAGTTCTACTGCAAGTATCCAAGATGTCAGTGCTAGGACTGCAGAAGAACCTCCGCAAAGACAACCCCCTGAACCCAGTGAtctgaaaaagaagggagaaaagagaaaggctgAATCAG gatgGTTTCATGTTGAAGAAGGCAGAAATACAAATGTTTATGTATCTG GTTTGCCTCCAGACATTACAGTGGATGAATTTATACAGCTCATGTCAAAGTTTGGCATTATTATGAGAGATCCTCAAACAGAAGAATTTAAGGTCAAGCTTTACAAAGATAATCAAGGAAATCTTAAAGGAGATGGACTTTGCTGTTATTTGAAG AGAGAATCTGTGGATCTGGCATTAAAACTTTTGGATGAAGATGAAATTAGAGGCTACAAATTACATGTGGAGGTGGCAAAATTTCAGTTGAAGGGAGAATATGACGcctcaaagaagaagaagaagtgcaAAGACTACAAGAAAAAGCTGTCTATGCAACAAaa GCAGTTGGATTGGAGACCTGAGAGACGAGCTGGCCCATCCCGAATGCGCCATGAGCGAGTTGTCATCATCAAAAACATGTTTCATCCAATGGATTTTGAG GATGATCCACTGGTGTTGAATGAAATCAGAGAAGACCTTCGAGTAGAGTGTTCAAAGTTCGGACAAATTAGGAAGCTCCTTCTCTTTGAT AGACACCCCGATGGTGTGGCCTCTGTGTCCTTTAAGGATCCAGAGGAAGCTGATTATTGTATTCAAACCCTCAATGGAAGGTGGTTTGGTGGGCGTCAAATCACTGCCCAAGCATGGGATGGAACTACGGATTATCAG GTGGAGGAGACCAcaagagaaagggaggaaaggcTGAGAGGATGGGAGGCTTTCCTCAATgctcctgaggccaacagaggcCTACAGCGTTCAAATTCCATCCGTGCTCCAGAAAGGGCAGGGCCTTCTAGAGTTAGGCATTTTTCTGAGCACCCTGGCACATCTCAAACAAATGTTCAAGCAGCTGCAACTGAAATGGCATTTGAAGAACCTATAGATGAAAAGAAGTTTGAGAAAATGGAAGATGGGGGAGAAGTTGAAGAAGCTGCTTCTGAAAAAGATGCTAAAGAAAGTGGCCCTGAGAAAGAAGCTGAAGGTCCCCAAGAAGAATCTGAAGAGAGCTGCCTTGAAAGAGAGTCTAAGGAAGGCTGTTCCAAAAGAGAGCGTGAAGAAGACTTCCCCGAGAGAGAGTCTGGAGAAGGCAGCCCTGAGAAAGAGCATGACGAGGGTAATCCTAACAAAGAGTCAAAAGAGACTGTCCCTGAAAGAGAATCCAAAAAGAAGAAACTCAAAACGGATCCTGACAAGAACGGCCGTGAGAAGGAGTCTGAAGAAGAAGGCCCCGGCAAGGAGTCTGAGGGGGAGGCCAGCCCCCAAAAGGTGGCTTCTGAAGATGACGACTCAGAACAAGAGTCTGAAGACTGCTCAGAAAAGCAGTTTGACGATGGCTCTGAGAAAGAGTTAGAAGAAAATGGCCTTGAGAAAGGTTTTGAGGAAGATGCCTCTGACAAGGAATTTAATGAAAACATTCCGGAAAAAGAGTTAGACGAAAATGAGTCTGAAAAATCAGAATTCGAAGATGACAGCTCTGAAAAAGTGTTTGATGAAGAAGGCTCTGAGAAGGAGTTAGACGAAGAGTcagatgaaaaggaagaagaggaagatgcGTATGAAAAGGTATTTGATGATGAGTCAGATGAGAAAGAGGACGAAGAAGATGCAGAAGAAAAGGAACTTGAAGATGCTGATGAAAAAGACGAAGAAGATGATGCAGATGAAAAGGTATTTGAAGATTCGGACGGAAAAGAAGATGAGGAAGATGGAGATGTAAAGGAAGATGAAGACATAGATGAAAAGGTGTTTGAAGATGATGATTCCAACGAGAAGTTGTTTGATGACGACTCCAGTGACAAATTGTTTGAAGATTCGGATGAGAGAGGGACTGTGGGTGGCCTAGGGAATGTTAAGGAGGAAGGGCCCTTGTCCACAGGCAGCAGCTTTGTTCTCagtagtgatgatgatgatgatgacgacaCTATTTAA